A genomic segment from Lutzomyia longipalpis isolate SR_M1_2022 chromosome 3, ASM2433408v1 encodes:
- the LOC129792079 gene encoding uncharacterized protein LOC129792079 isoform X1, translated as MDQDKSVTQECYEFLDLSDVNDTERSQLATTLYPGEKQQQQAHLSWVQNLPQHHQHAFSAAGSVQQRLPQQQSQHPEQEEGVCQREVDHDPTVINSWNETPYGQATASPLVRSLMPRLIPPLAAAAALPIYAIVKPTLAPLAAVPLSMPAVAGAAVNGNTYDKTPSETETESSVTTDYTEFAHQQHQTHQQSSNIEMSPHSHHQNQTQHHTQGSAAGQQQHQGPGMQQTPGAQQQHSSVAASMYSAGGSQIGQPTYMTQGSHVYQMVQPPMPNNVYVSNVIANLNFHNMSAQMPQPFMPSAGPPTAFIPNDMQGQSMVAAPTSHDAVPTLVHPPPPLTGTRMSGGSRRGRGNKSGGSHRRGGGGGDYVSRQSQEQQRQEQQHRQQQQQQQQQQQGSGGPPEMMQHMIDPQQVMGTPGYAPQIYYNYPNYYPAHNIMPHPATQHATGPPLYLQNPMQMYSGAHQMAYGHPPGMFMYPPAMMSPEYAVIDDKGDDQSVMSDGGSVVGQMWSPQMQMDYTMEPNLGGPQGQEEYIVQPDMMEDPTGLMIPPMISPQQPPPPPPNPQTSHHVLNPDVANFMTMKQQMEQQQAQQADQIVQQQQQQQMMPTEYLQNAQTNQAIANTMTHTTPITTNSLPISVVNAVPIEEENPDTATPQNIITASLPQAADIVEECEIPREIPSVQHLVEQHKDLVEEIVVATEKVHIPAATVAPVPISIVDSMSQQQSDTVSSSSKEVQSSVTATSSNNPSTIIINTSKCTKSSATSSVIYTENANSNNNNNNVVKSKEFDDGSRVAKIATNDKLMLKNERGQKPPAWSKKSTTSVSVTALPPSTPITTSQTANITDTTTKQQQQQQIKVTPPPFASQKTSPKVLFTTQVTKGIENEGKLLNQNENVASVAACMDKKTEGAMLLNKTVQAIPMQHHLTTFESKQVEVLPQIQEKTVGVVSNENVVDVVGKVTANGTTSDGGSVAAERVVKAEVSPSATLPPLAPSTAPPPSKSWASLFSSDSSSSALGSGGHTTNKKPVAKVPPFEPTPSLPIGGLSYSAASALGLPAAAQVAATETTKVAALTAKSTKSTVDDRCYKLGEFLSKYQIDNSSVILCPRGLTNRSNFCYINAILQALVACPPFYHMMKKLPLEPPAFRQKSSTPIIDAMVELVSEFSTMPPGARLGKREKGSKSKDEIDLMCDMAFEPTVIHKMLSSSRSEFHVEGRQEDAEEFLGFILNGLNDEMLELIKLVDKQPNISNGEQANGEVQSEEGGGDDWQVIYGNRNKGTVTRTTDFGRTPISDIFGGQLRSRVQREGDHSTDVIQPFFTLQLDIEKAESVKEALEILVVKDQLEGVTCSKTNQEVAAWQQVTLEKLPVVLILHLKWFDYKMDSCTKILKTVEFPIELRVDTKILSSKKCVPKQRQYKLFAVVYHDGKEASKGHYITDVFNIGYASWIRYDDSTVRSVSEHTVLHPHLPKVPYLLYYRRCDTIGPQGQSTSTVK; from the exons ATGGATCAGGATAAATCG GTGACACAGGAGTGCTACGAATTCCTAGATCTGTCTGATGTCAATGATACCGAAAGAAGTCAACTTGCAACAACACTATATCCAGGTGAAAAGCAACAGCAACAAGCACACTTATCTTGGGTGCAGAATCTGCCGCAGCATCATCAGCACGCATTTAGTGCAGCAGGTAGTGTCCAGCAGAGATTACCGCAGCAACAGTCACAGCATCCGGAACAAGAAGAGGGTGTTTGCCAAAGGGAAGTCGACCATGATCCAACGGTGATCAATAGTTGGAATGAGACTCCTTATG GGCAAGCCACGGCTTCGCCATTGGTACGCAGTTTGATGCCGCGTTTGATACCACCATTGGCGGCAGCGGCGGCGCTCCCCATTTATGCTATTGTCAAACCCACTTTGGCTCCCCTGGCAGCTGTGCCATTGAGCATGCCGGCCGTTGCGGGTGCtgcag TGAATGGCAATACGTACGATAAGACACCATCTGAGACAGAAACAGAATCGTCCGTGACGACAGACTACACGGAATTTGCGCATCAGCAACATCAGACCCATCAGCAGTCGTCAAATATCGAAATGTCACCACATTCGCATCATCAGAATCAAACACAGCACCACACGCAGGGATCAGCGGCcgggcagcagcagcatcagGGCCCAGGGATGCAGCAAACTCCTGGGGCACAGCAGCAACATTCAAGTGTTGCTGCATCAATGTATTCAGCTGGAGGAAGTCAAATTGGGCAGCCAACGTACATGACACAGGGGTCGCATGTGTATCAGATGGTGCAGCCACCGATGCCCAACAATGTCTATGTGAGCAATgtaattgcaaatttaaattttcacaacatGAGTGCACAGATGCCGCAGCCCTTTATGCCGTCTGCTGGACCACCGACTGCCTTCATACCCAATGACATGCAGGGGCAATCAATGGTAGCAGCTCCCACGTCGCATGATGCCGTGCCAACACTCGTCCATCCGCCACCACCGCTAACGGGGACGCGGATGAGCGGTGGATCACGGAGGGGTCGTGGAAATAAATCTGGTGGATCGCATAGACGTGGCGGCGGTGGTGGGGATTATGTGTCGCGGCAATCGCAGGAGCAGCAACGGCAGGAGCAGCAGCACagacagcagcagcagcagcaacaacagcaACAGCAGGGTAGTGGTGGACCACCGGAGATGATGCAACATATGATTGATCCGCAACAAGTTATGGGTACACCGGGGTATGCACCGCAAATCTACTACAACTACCCAAATTACTATCCAGCACACAATATTATGCCACACCCAGCGACACAACATGCCACGGGGCCACCGTTGTATCTGCAGAATCCCATGCAAATGTACTCGGGGGCCCATCAAATGGCCTATGGGCATCCGCCTGGGATGTTTATGTACCCCCCGGCAATGATGTCGCCCGAATATGCCGTAATTGACGATAAGGGTGACGATCAGAGTGTAATGAGTGATGGGGGGAGTGTTGTGGGGCAAATGTGGTCACCGCAAATGCAAATGGACTACACGATGGAACCCAATTTGGGTGGGCCACAGGGTCAGGAGGAATACATTGTGCAGCCGGATATGATGGAGGATCCCACTGGGCTAATGATACCACCAATGATTTCCCCACAacaaccaccaccaccaccaccaaatCCCCAGACAAGTCATCATGTGCTTAATCCAGATGTGGCGAATTTTATGACAATGAAACAACAAATGGAACAACAGCAGGCACAACAAGCCGATCAAAttgtgcagcagcagcaacaacagcaAATGATGCCAActgaatatttgcaaaatgcaCAAACAAATCAAGCTATAGCAAATACAATGACACACACAACACCAATTACAACAAATTCACTGCCAATATCAGTGGTAAATGCTGTTccaatagaagaagaaaatcccgATACAGCAACACCGCAAAACATCATCACCGCATCATTGCCACAAGCTGCGGATATTGTGGAAGAATGTGAGATTCCACGAGAAATTCCATCTGTGCAGCATCTAGTGGAGCAACATAAGGATTTGGTGGAGGAAATTGTTGTTGCAACAGAAAAAGTACATATACCAGCTGCAACTGTTGCCCCAGTTCCCATATCCATTGTTGATTCAATGTCACAGCAACAATCGGACACTgtaagcagcagcagcaaagaAGTTCAGTCATCAGTAACAGCAACCAGTAGTAACAATCCCAGTACAATCATTATTAATACCAGCAAATGCACCAAAAGTAGTGCAACAAGCAGTGTGATATACACAGAAAATGCcaacagcaacaacaacaacaataaTGTTgtgaaatcaaaagaattcgACGATGGAAGTCGTGTTGCTAAAATAGCAACAAATGATAAGCTTATGCTTAAAAATGAACGCGGACAGAAGCCACCGGCGTGGAGTAAAAAGAGTACAACGAGTGTTTCAGTGACAGCACTTCCACCATCGACACCAATTACAACGTCACAGACAGCCAATATTACTGATACCACCActaagcagcagcagcagcaacagatTAAAGTGACTCCACCGCCATTTGCCAGTCAGAAAACATCTCCAAAG GTTTTGTTCACAACACAAGTGACAAAGGGGATAGAAAATGAGGGAAAgttattaaatcaaaatgaaaatgtagcTTCAGTTGCTGCATGTATGGATAAGAAGACTGAAGGAGCGATGTTGTTGAATAAAACCGTACAGGCAATCCCCATGCAGCATCATTTGACGACATTTGAGTCAAAGCAAGTGGAAGTTCTTCCGCAAATTCAGGAAAAGACAGTGGGAGTTGTGTCCAATGAGAATGTGGTTGATGTTGTTGGGAAAGTAACGGCAAATGGTACAACATCGGATGGTGGAAGTGTTGCTGCGGAGCGTGTAGTGAAAGCAGAAGTAAGTCCGAGTGCAACATTGCCACCTCTTGCACCATCAACAGCACCACCACCGAGTAAATCGTGGGCTAGTCTCTTCTCATCGGACAGCAGTTCGTCAGCATTGGGCAGTGGTGGGCATACAACGAATAAGAAACCCGTGGCAAAGGTACCACCATTTGAACCGACTCCTTCACTTCCAATTGGTGGACTATCCTATTCAGCTGCTTCGGCACTTGGGCTGCCTGCTGCTGCACAAGTTGCGGCAACAGAGACGACAAAAGTTGCTGCACTCACAGCTAAATCAACCAAATCAACTGTTGATGATCGATGCTACAAATTAGGAG aatttttgtcaaaatatcaaattgacAACAGCAGTGTCATCCTGTGCCCGCGTGGTCTTACAAACAGATCAAATTTCTGCTATATCAATGCAATTCTTCAGGCACTCGTTGCATGTCCACCATTTTATCATATGATGAAGAAATTGCCCCTAGAACCGCCGGCATTCCGTCAAAAGAGCTCAACACCCATTATTGATGCAAt GGTGGAGCTTGTGTCGGAATTTTCGACAATGCCCCCAGGTGCACGTTTGGGGAAGCGCGAAAAGGGCTCAAAGTCAAAGGATGAGATTGATTTAATGTGTGATATGGCATTTGAACCAACAGTCATACATAAAATGCTAAGTAGTAGTCGATCGGAATTCCACGTTGAAGGGCGCCAAGAGGATGCAGAAGAATTCCTAGGATTCATTCTAAATGGGCTAAATGATGAAATGCTGGAG tTGATTAAACTGGTGGATAAGCAACCAAATATATCAAATGGGGAACAAGCAAATGGTGAAGTGCAGTCTGAGGAAGGTGGTGGTGATGATTGGCAAGTGATTTATGGGAATCGAAATAAAGGAACAGTTACGCGAACAACTGATTTTGGAAGGACACCCATAAGTGATATTTTTGGTGGTCAACTCAGGTCTCGCGTACAACGCGAGGGTGATCACTCAACGGATGTTATTCAGCCATTTTTTACGCTCCAACTTGACATTGAG AAAGCCGAATCCGTGAAGGAGGCACTTGAAATTCTAGTCGTAAAGGATCAATTGGAGGGTGTTACATGTTCAAAGACAAATCAGGAGGTTGCTGCATGGCAACAGGTGACATTGGAGAAATTGCCTGTTGTTTTGATTCTTCATCTCAAATGGTTCGACTATAAGATGGATAGTTGtacgaaaattctcaaaactgTTGAGTTCCCAATTGAACTAAGAGTTGATACAA aaattctCTCATCAAAGAAATGCGTGCCGAAACAGAGACAATACAAACTCTTTGCCGTTGTTTACCATGATGGTAAGGAAGCGTCCAAAGGACACTACATAACGGATGTTTTCAACATTGGATACGCATCGTGGATTCGCTATGACGACAGCACTGTACGTTCAGTGTCAGAGCATACAGTACTTCATCCACATTTACCCAAGGTTCCCTACTTGCTCTACTATAGGCGTTGTGATACAATAGGACCACAGGGGCAGTCAACATCGACTGTTAAGTAA
- the LOC129792079 gene encoding uncharacterized protein LOC129792079 isoform X2, protein MDQDKSVTQECYEFLDLSDVNDTERSQLATTLYPGEKQQQQAHLSWVQNLPQHHQHAFSAAGSVQQRLPQQQSQHPEQEEGVCQREVDHDPTVINSWNETPYVNGNTYDKTPSETETESSVTTDYTEFAHQQHQTHQQSSNIEMSPHSHHQNQTQHHTQGSAAGQQQHQGPGMQQTPGAQQQHSSVAASMYSAGGSQIGQPTYMTQGSHVYQMVQPPMPNNVYVSNVIANLNFHNMSAQMPQPFMPSAGPPTAFIPNDMQGQSMVAAPTSHDAVPTLVHPPPPLTGTRMSGGSRRGRGNKSGGSHRRGGGGGDYVSRQSQEQQRQEQQHRQQQQQQQQQQQGSGGPPEMMQHMIDPQQVMGTPGYAPQIYYNYPNYYPAHNIMPHPATQHATGPPLYLQNPMQMYSGAHQMAYGHPPGMFMYPPAMMSPEYAVIDDKGDDQSVMSDGGSVVGQMWSPQMQMDYTMEPNLGGPQGQEEYIVQPDMMEDPTGLMIPPMISPQQPPPPPPNPQTSHHVLNPDVANFMTMKQQMEQQQAQQADQIVQQQQQQQMMPTEYLQNAQTNQAIANTMTHTTPITTNSLPISVVNAVPIEEENPDTATPQNIITASLPQAADIVEECEIPREIPSVQHLVEQHKDLVEEIVVATEKVHIPAATVAPVPISIVDSMSQQQSDTVSSSSKEVQSSVTATSSNNPSTIIINTSKCTKSSATSSVIYTENANSNNNNNNVVKSKEFDDGSRVAKIATNDKLMLKNERGQKPPAWSKKSTTSVSVTALPPSTPITTSQTANITDTTTKQQQQQQIKVTPPPFASQKTSPKVLFTTQVTKGIENEGKLLNQNENVASVAACMDKKTEGAMLLNKTVQAIPMQHHLTTFESKQVEVLPQIQEKTVGVVSNENVVDVVGKVTANGTTSDGGSVAAERVVKAEVSPSATLPPLAPSTAPPPSKSWASLFSSDSSSSALGSGGHTTNKKPVAKVPPFEPTPSLPIGGLSYSAASALGLPAAAQVAATETTKVAALTAKSTKSTVDDRCYKLGEFLSKYQIDNSSVILCPRGLTNRSNFCYINAILQALVACPPFYHMMKKLPLEPPAFRQKSSTPIIDAMVELVSEFSTMPPGARLGKREKGSKSKDEIDLMCDMAFEPTVIHKMLSSSRSEFHVEGRQEDAEEFLGFILNGLNDEMLELIKLVDKQPNISNGEQANGEVQSEEGGGDDWQVIYGNRNKGTVTRTTDFGRTPISDIFGGQLRSRVQREGDHSTDVIQPFFTLQLDIEKAESVKEALEILVVKDQLEGVTCSKTNQEVAAWQQVTLEKLPVVLILHLKWFDYKMDSCTKILKTVEFPIELRVDTKILSSKKCVPKQRQYKLFAVVYHDGKEASKGHYITDVFNIGYASWIRYDDSTVRSVSEHTVLHPHLPKVPYLLYYRRCDTIGPQGQSTSTVK, encoded by the exons ATGGATCAGGATAAATCG GTGACACAGGAGTGCTACGAATTCCTAGATCTGTCTGATGTCAATGATACCGAAAGAAGTCAACTTGCAACAACACTATATCCAGGTGAAAAGCAACAGCAACAAGCACACTTATCTTGGGTGCAGAATCTGCCGCAGCATCATCAGCACGCATTTAGTGCAGCAGGTAGTGTCCAGCAGAGATTACCGCAGCAACAGTCACAGCATCCGGAACAAGAAGAGGGTGTTTGCCAAAGGGAAGTCGACCATGATCCAACGGTGATCAATAGTTGGAATGAGACTCCTTATG TGAATGGCAATACGTACGATAAGACACCATCTGAGACAGAAACAGAATCGTCCGTGACGACAGACTACACGGAATTTGCGCATCAGCAACATCAGACCCATCAGCAGTCGTCAAATATCGAAATGTCACCACATTCGCATCATCAGAATCAAACACAGCACCACACGCAGGGATCAGCGGCcgggcagcagcagcatcagGGCCCAGGGATGCAGCAAACTCCTGGGGCACAGCAGCAACATTCAAGTGTTGCTGCATCAATGTATTCAGCTGGAGGAAGTCAAATTGGGCAGCCAACGTACATGACACAGGGGTCGCATGTGTATCAGATGGTGCAGCCACCGATGCCCAACAATGTCTATGTGAGCAATgtaattgcaaatttaaattttcacaacatGAGTGCACAGATGCCGCAGCCCTTTATGCCGTCTGCTGGACCACCGACTGCCTTCATACCCAATGACATGCAGGGGCAATCAATGGTAGCAGCTCCCACGTCGCATGATGCCGTGCCAACACTCGTCCATCCGCCACCACCGCTAACGGGGACGCGGATGAGCGGTGGATCACGGAGGGGTCGTGGAAATAAATCTGGTGGATCGCATAGACGTGGCGGCGGTGGTGGGGATTATGTGTCGCGGCAATCGCAGGAGCAGCAACGGCAGGAGCAGCAGCACagacagcagcagcagcagcaacaacagcaACAGCAGGGTAGTGGTGGACCACCGGAGATGATGCAACATATGATTGATCCGCAACAAGTTATGGGTACACCGGGGTATGCACCGCAAATCTACTACAACTACCCAAATTACTATCCAGCACACAATATTATGCCACACCCAGCGACACAACATGCCACGGGGCCACCGTTGTATCTGCAGAATCCCATGCAAATGTACTCGGGGGCCCATCAAATGGCCTATGGGCATCCGCCTGGGATGTTTATGTACCCCCCGGCAATGATGTCGCCCGAATATGCCGTAATTGACGATAAGGGTGACGATCAGAGTGTAATGAGTGATGGGGGGAGTGTTGTGGGGCAAATGTGGTCACCGCAAATGCAAATGGACTACACGATGGAACCCAATTTGGGTGGGCCACAGGGTCAGGAGGAATACATTGTGCAGCCGGATATGATGGAGGATCCCACTGGGCTAATGATACCACCAATGATTTCCCCACAacaaccaccaccaccaccaccaaatCCCCAGACAAGTCATCATGTGCTTAATCCAGATGTGGCGAATTTTATGACAATGAAACAACAAATGGAACAACAGCAGGCACAACAAGCCGATCAAAttgtgcagcagcagcaacaacagcaAATGATGCCAActgaatatttgcaaaatgcaCAAACAAATCAAGCTATAGCAAATACAATGACACACACAACACCAATTACAACAAATTCACTGCCAATATCAGTGGTAAATGCTGTTccaatagaagaagaaaatcccgATACAGCAACACCGCAAAACATCATCACCGCATCATTGCCACAAGCTGCGGATATTGTGGAAGAATGTGAGATTCCACGAGAAATTCCATCTGTGCAGCATCTAGTGGAGCAACATAAGGATTTGGTGGAGGAAATTGTTGTTGCAACAGAAAAAGTACATATACCAGCTGCAACTGTTGCCCCAGTTCCCATATCCATTGTTGATTCAATGTCACAGCAACAATCGGACACTgtaagcagcagcagcaaagaAGTTCAGTCATCAGTAACAGCAACCAGTAGTAACAATCCCAGTACAATCATTATTAATACCAGCAAATGCACCAAAAGTAGTGCAACAAGCAGTGTGATATACACAGAAAATGCcaacagcaacaacaacaacaataaTGTTgtgaaatcaaaagaattcgACGATGGAAGTCGTGTTGCTAAAATAGCAACAAATGATAAGCTTATGCTTAAAAATGAACGCGGACAGAAGCCACCGGCGTGGAGTAAAAAGAGTACAACGAGTGTTTCAGTGACAGCACTTCCACCATCGACACCAATTACAACGTCACAGACAGCCAATATTACTGATACCACCActaagcagcagcagcagcaacagatTAAAGTGACTCCACCGCCATTTGCCAGTCAGAAAACATCTCCAAAG GTTTTGTTCACAACACAAGTGACAAAGGGGATAGAAAATGAGGGAAAgttattaaatcaaaatgaaaatgtagcTTCAGTTGCTGCATGTATGGATAAGAAGACTGAAGGAGCGATGTTGTTGAATAAAACCGTACAGGCAATCCCCATGCAGCATCATTTGACGACATTTGAGTCAAAGCAAGTGGAAGTTCTTCCGCAAATTCAGGAAAAGACAGTGGGAGTTGTGTCCAATGAGAATGTGGTTGATGTTGTTGGGAAAGTAACGGCAAATGGTACAACATCGGATGGTGGAAGTGTTGCTGCGGAGCGTGTAGTGAAAGCAGAAGTAAGTCCGAGTGCAACATTGCCACCTCTTGCACCATCAACAGCACCACCACCGAGTAAATCGTGGGCTAGTCTCTTCTCATCGGACAGCAGTTCGTCAGCATTGGGCAGTGGTGGGCATACAACGAATAAGAAACCCGTGGCAAAGGTACCACCATTTGAACCGACTCCTTCACTTCCAATTGGTGGACTATCCTATTCAGCTGCTTCGGCACTTGGGCTGCCTGCTGCTGCACAAGTTGCGGCAACAGAGACGACAAAAGTTGCTGCACTCACAGCTAAATCAACCAAATCAACTGTTGATGATCGATGCTACAAATTAGGAG aatttttgtcaaaatatcaaattgacAACAGCAGTGTCATCCTGTGCCCGCGTGGTCTTACAAACAGATCAAATTTCTGCTATATCAATGCAATTCTTCAGGCACTCGTTGCATGTCCACCATTTTATCATATGATGAAGAAATTGCCCCTAGAACCGCCGGCATTCCGTCAAAAGAGCTCAACACCCATTATTGATGCAAt GGTGGAGCTTGTGTCGGAATTTTCGACAATGCCCCCAGGTGCACGTTTGGGGAAGCGCGAAAAGGGCTCAAAGTCAAAGGATGAGATTGATTTAATGTGTGATATGGCATTTGAACCAACAGTCATACATAAAATGCTAAGTAGTAGTCGATCGGAATTCCACGTTGAAGGGCGCCAAGAGGATGCAGAAGAATTCCTAGGATTCATTCTAAATGGGCTAAATGATGAAATGCTGGAG tTGATTAAACTGGTGGATAAGCAACCAAATATATCAAATGGGGAACAAGCAAATGGTGAAGTGCAGTCTGAGGAAGGTGGTGGTGATGATTGGCAAGTGATTTATGGGAATCGAAATAAAGGAACAGTTACGCGAACAACTGATTTTGGAAGGACACCCATAAGTGATATTTTTGGTGGTCAACTCAGGTCTCGCGTACAACGCGAGGGTGATCACTCAACGGATGTTATTCAGCCATTTTTTACGCTCCAACTTGACATTGAG AAAGCCGAATCCGTGAAGGAGGCACTTGAAATTCTAGTCGTAAAGGATCAATTGGAGGGTGTTACATGTTCAAAGACAAATCAGGAGGTTGCTGCATGGCAACAGGTGACATTGGAGAAATTGCCTGTTGTTTTGATTCTTCATCTCAAATGGTTCGACTATAAGATGGATAGTTGtacgaaaattctcaaaactgTTGAGTTCCCAATTGAACTAAGAGTTGATACAA aaattctCTCATCAAAGAAATGCGTGCCGAAACAGAGACAATACAAACTCTTTGCCGTTGTTTACCATGATGGTAAGGAAGCGTCCAAAGGACACTACATAACGGATGTTTTCAACATTGGATACGCATCGTGGATTCGCTATGACGACAGCACTGTACGTTCAGTGTCAGAGCATACAGTACTTCATCCACATTTACCCAAGGTTCCCTACTTGCTCTACTATAGGCGTTGTGATACAATAGGACCACAGGGGCAGTCAACATCGACTGTTAAGTAA
- the LOC129792136 gene encoding uncharacterized protein LOC129792136: MAALIGNIPEFTPYSDWKVYLERLEQFFLVNDIPDEKRNAILISVIGNDTYKTLRDLCHPALPKDKTFQELCELMDKQFGPQISVFRERNKFYQAKQYDYEGVSQWFARIKTLSVDCKFGETLEAILLDRFISGLRNPAVLDRLCEENESTLTLNKAVEIAVNKESSGADGNSYNRYNNNNSNWNRPWNNRRGNRGRRGGNRGGGFNPGFNSAANEQTGSEHGDN, translated from the exons atggcCGCACTTATTGGGAATATTCCTGAATTCACTCCCTATTCCGATTGGAAGGTTTACCTGGAGAGACTCGAGCAATTCTTCTTg gtGAACGACATCCCGGATGAGAAGAGGAATGCCATTCTCATTTCCGTCATTGGCAATGACACCTACAAGACTTTGCGTGATCTCTGCCATCCAGCATTGCCCAAGGATAAAACATTCCAAGAGCTGTGTGAGTTGATGGACAAGCAGTTTGGCCCACAAATCTCTGTCTTTCGTGAACGCAACAAATTCTACCAGGCAAAGCAGTATGACTACGAAGGTGTCTCACAGTGGTTTGCACGCATCAAGACACTTTCGGTTGATTGTAAATTTGGTGAGACTTTGGAAGCAATTCTGCTGGATCGTTTTATCAGTGGTCTCCGCAATCCTGCCGTTCTTGATCGTCTCTGTGAGGAGAATGAGAGTACTCTCACGCTAAATAAAGCCGTGGAAATTGCCGTGAATAAGGAGAGTTCTGGAGCAGATGGGAATTCCTATAATCgttacaacaacaacaacagcaaCTGGAATCGTCCATGGAACAATAGACGTGGGAATCGCGGGAGACGTGGAGGTAATCGCGGTGGGGGATTTAATCCTGGATTTAACTCAGCAGCAAATGAACAGACTGGATCTGAGCATGGCgacaattaa